A stretch of Triticum aestivum cultivar Chinese Spring chromosome 1D, IWGSC CS RefSeq v2.1, whole genome shotgun sequence DNA encodes these proteins:
- the LOC123180350 gene encoding diacylglycerol O-acyltransferase 3: MELAATGAAALRRSLASGYPVVPRERRRRMPARVSCVGRGGRGVGGGFADEAHLRYYEAPPRKAVEAAARDLTKLRAMGLVAGDPAKEKILSEATELLLKELNQMKDAEDELKKKDELKKKQKEEKAAMKALKKQQKEAKKAAMNCGDGSSESSESECEEEQSMKMSCVATTSMPAIEQGMAMSMSVPQIAASNIATAPAMDFDKAAMKAMKKREKEQKKAAKKAMKMKKEEEKRMATLNSCKDEDSSCSSESSNSECEGEVVRMSRCATISVPRTPSASTVFPIIVPQISDSVALDAQIISGSANAMQRTTTSIAVVEKPVLNRIEVCMGGKCKKAGSLAVLQEFETVVGTGGLVVGCKCLGKCGLGPNVRLRSEGSVQKNSPICIGVGLDDVGTIVAGFIGDDDLGMN, encoded by the exons ATGGAGCTCGCCGCAACCGGCGCTGCTGCCCTCCGGCGATCGTTGGCGTCGGGGTATCCGGTGGTTCCGAGGGAGAGGAGAAGGCGGATGCCGGCCAGGGTGTCCTGCGTCGGCCGCGGAGGCAGAGGCGTAGGCGGGGGATTCGCCGACGAGGCGCACCTCAGGTACTACGAGGCGCCGCCGCGgaaggcggtggaggcggcggcgagggaccTTACCAAGCTCCGGGCCATGGGCCTTGTCGCCGGCGACCCGGCCAAGGAGAAGATCCTCTCG GAAGCCACTGAGCTGCTGCTAAAGGAGTTGAATCAGATGAAGGATGCAGAGGACGAGCTGAAGAAGAAGGACGAgctgaagaagaagcagaaagaggaGAAGGCTGCCATGAAAGcactgaagaagcagcagaaggaagcgAAGAAGGCTGCAATGAACTGTGGAGATGGCTCCTCTGAATCAAGCGAGAGTGAGTGTGAGGAAGAGCAGTCCATGAAAATGAGTTGTGTTGCCACCACATCGATGCCTGCAATTGAGCAAGGAATGGCGATGTCAATGTCAGTGCCCCAAATTGCTGCATCCAACATTGCAACAGCTCCGGCAATGGATTTTGACAAGGCTGCGATGAAGGCCAtgaagaagagggagaaggaacAAAAGAAAGCTGCAAAGAAGGCCATGAAGATgaaaaaggaggaagagaagaggaTGGCCACACTGAATTCCTGCAAGGATGAGGACAGTTCATGCTCATCGGAGTCCAGCAACAGTGAGTGTGAAGGGGAAGTCGTCAGAATGAGCCGCTGTGCCACCATTTCTGTGCCTCGAACACCATCTGCAAGCACAGTTTTCCCCATCATAGTGCCACAAATCTCAGACTCCGTTGCACTGGATGCTCAGATCATTTCTGGGTCTGCAAATGCAATGCAGCGCACTACCACCAGCATTGCGGTTGTCGAAAAACCAGTGCTGAACAGAATCGAGGTCTGCATGGGTGGCAAATGCAAGAAGGCGGGCTCGCTCGCCGTCCTGCAGGAGTTTGAGACGGTGGTTGGCACGGGCGGCTTGGTGGTCGGTTGCAAATGCTTGGGGAAATGCGGGCTAGGCCCAAATGTGCGGCTTCGGAGTGAGGGCTCTGTACAGAAGAACAGTCCCATCTGCATTGGTGTAGGCTTGGATGATGTTGGCACCATAGTGGCAGGCTTCATCGGAGATGACGATCTGGGCATGAACTGA
- the LOC123180353 gene encoding reticulon-like protein B1 isoform X2, which produces MMSESEEHGSLLEKIGDKIGDKIHEFKKDSSSSDSDDDKKSHKSKKKHLFGRKHPLHNVLGGGKAADLVMWRDKQKSGSILGGVTVIWLLFEGIGYHLLTFLCHLLIIFLTVSFVWSNAASFINRSPPKFPEVILSETQCLIIAHVLRKEINEAFITLQSVASGKDLKTYLKSIGVLWFISIIGGCFSFLTLSYTIFLMAYTLPMLYEKYEDEVDVVGEKALIELKKQYAVFDEKVLSKIPMLADKKQH; this is translated from the exons ATGATGTCCGAAAGCGAGGAGCACGGGTCGCTCCTGGAAAAGATCGGCGACAAGATCGGCGACAAGATCCATGAGTTCAAGAAGGATTCATCGTCCTCGGACTCGGACGACGACAAGAAGTCGCATAAATCCAAGAAGAAGCACCTGTTTGGCAGGAAGCATCCGCTCCACAACGTCCTTGGCGGAGGCAAAG CTGCTGATCTTGTGATGTGGAGGGACAAGCAGAAGTCCGGGAGCATCCTGGGCGGGGTGACCGTCATCTGGTTGTTGTTCGAGGGCATCGGCTACCACCTCCTCACCTTCCTCTGCCActtgctcatcatcttcctcacCGTCAGCTTCGTCTGGTCCAACGCTGCGTCCTTCATCAACAG GTCTCCTCCAAAGTTCCCTGAGGTCATTTTATCTGAAACCCAATGCCTGATAATAGCTCATGTTCTGAGGAAAGAAATCAATGAGGCTTTCATCACCTTGCAAAGTGTTGCTTCCGGAAAAGACCTTAAAACATACCTCAAG TCAATTGGAGTCCTCTGGTTCATTTCTATAATTGGGGGCTGCTTCAGCTTCCTGACTCTGTCTTACACTA TTTTCCTGATGGCATACACGCTCCCCATGCTCTATGAGAAATATGAAGATGAAGTCGATGTTGTGGGTGAGAAGGCCCTGATCGAGCTCAAGAAGCAATATGCAGTATTCGATGAGAAGGTTCTGTCAAAGATACCAATGTTAGCCGACAAGAAACAGCACTGA
- the LOC123180353 gene encoding reticulon-like protein B1 isoform X1, with amino-acid sequence MSRVFFVRILKNKRERYYKNRDNNPRSGEGRGVHTLAREGMMSESEEHGSLLEKIGDKIGDKIHEFKKDSSSSDSDDDKKSHKSKKKHLFGRKHPLHNVLGGGKAADLVMWRDKQKSGSILGGVTVIWLLFEGIGYHLLTFLCHLLIIFLTVSFVWSNAASFINRSPPKFPEVILSETQCLIIAHVLRKEINEAFITLQSVASGKDLKTYLKSIGVLWFISIIGGCFSFLTLSYTIFLMAYTLPMLYEKYEDEVDVVGEKALIELKKQYAVFDEKVLSKIPMLADKKQH; translated from the exons ATGTCAAGAGTTTTCTTTGTCAG AATTCTGAAGAATAAAAGGGAAAGATACTACAAGAACAGAGACAATAATCCGAGATCTGGAGAGGGGAGAGGCGTGCATACCCTG GCCCGGGAGGGGATGATGTCCGAAAGCGAGGAGCACGGGTCGCTCCTGGAAAAGATCGGCGACAAGATCGGCGACAAGATCCATGAGTTCAAGAAGGATTCATCGTCCTCGGACTCGGACGACGACAAGAAGTCGCATAAATCCAAGAAGAAGCACCTGTTTGGCAGGAAGCATCCGCTCCACAACGTCCTTGGCGGAGGCAAAG CTGCTGATCTTGTGATGTGGAGGGACAAGCAGAAGTCCGGGAGCATCCTGGGCGGGGTGACCGTCATCTGGTTGTTGTTCGAGGGCATCGGCTACCACCTCCTCACCTTCCTCTGCCActtgctcatcatcttcctcacCGTCAGCTTCGTCTGGTCCAACGCTGCGTCCTTCATCAACAG GTCTCCTCCAAAGTTCCCTGAGGTCATTTTATCTGAAACCCAATGCCTGATAATAGCTCATGTTCTGAGGAAAGAAATCAATGAGGCTTTCATCACCTTGCAAAGTGTTGCTTCCGGAAAAGACCTTAAAACATACCTCAAG TCAATTGGAGTCCTCTGGTTCATTTCTATAATTGGGGGCTGCTTCAGCTTCCTGACTCTGTCTTACACTA TTTTCCTGATGGCATACACGCTCCCCATGCTCTATGAGAAATATGAAGATGAAGTCGATGTTGTGGGTGAGAAGGCCCTGATCGAGCTCAAGAAGCAATATGCAGTATTCGATGAGAAGGTTCTGTCAAAGATACCAATGTTAGCCGACAAGAAACAGCACTGA
- the LOC123180352 gene encoding protein FAR1-RELATED SEQUENCE 5: MTEEEKLLIRTFNAVKLPTRQIIAILSYLRGGNTPYTKKHVSNVRTAIGKESNQNDMMQVLTYFRKRQAEDPQFYYAFKTTKVSDDASKVLCIFWADGYSRKMYELYGDCLSFDTTFKTNRYNLPFAPFVGVTGHGQNCLFACSIIENETADTFQWLFETFLHCMGGKSPSTIITDEDAGMKTAIPLVFPHICHRRCLFHIKKKAEEKCTRTFAANKTLHDDFSDIIHNSLTVAEFEQLWTEMIQRYNIGHVKYFQIMWKKRKRFVPVYFKTDFFPFIHSTARSEGTNAIFKDNITSTHNVISFLQEYQKISETIQDKEREQDSITRTTSPTFWARSELEIQAAKMYNRKIFYRFQKQIKFVLNLHVEEVERNVKYEVYKTPMLAEKDFRTRRFVVIVNLQQQLFSCICGKFQKDGIVCCHVLRVLSHLNMSVLPEKYYIDRWRPKNTKDIRDIRFNVPLELTAGSQHLRYTLLSNRLNEMASDGASTNRKYLYVVAECERVQQRLDEMTKEDELAEAQQANVDKDTTETDAAPHPDGYGDTLQDPDVAVSKGRPQKGRYKTFMESLVSKQKVTCSQCGKPDHYKSSCTASTEDVNLAQREKVSRKQTSASSGTSTGKQPAGANPRRKARKEK, encoded by the exons ATGACAGAGGAGGAGAAACTCCTAATCCGAACTTTCAATGCTGTGAAGCTACCAACAAGACAAATAATAGCAATCCTAAGTTACTTGAGAGGCGGGAACACTCCTTACACCAAAAAGCATGTAAGCAATGTTAGAACAGCCATTGGCAAAGAGAGCAATCAAAATGACATGATGCAGGTGCTAACATATTTCAGGAAGAGACAAGCTGAAGATCCACAATTTTACTATGCGTTCAAAACAACTAAAGTCTCTGATGACGCAAGTAAAGTTTTGTGCATTTTCTGGGCTGACGGGTATTCTAGGAAAATGTACGAGCTATACGGAGACTGCCTCAGCTTCGACACAACATTCAAGACAAACAGATACAACCTCCCATTTGCTCCCTTTGTTGGTGTCACAGGACATGGCCAGAACTGTTTGTTTGCTTGCTCTATCATAGAGAATGAAACAGCTGACACCTTTCAATGGTTGTTTGAGACATTCTTGCATTGCATGGGTGGGAAATCTCCGTCCACAATCATAACAGACGAGGATGCTGGGATGAAGACAGCTATCCCTTTAGTTTTCCCGCATATCTGCCACAGGCGTTGTTTGTTTCATATTAAAAAGAAGGCTGAGGAAAAATGTACTAGGACTTTTGCAGCAAATAAAACACTGCATGATGATTTCAGTGACATCATTCACAACTCTCTGACGGTGGCTGAGTTTGAGCAATTGTGGACAGAGATGATCCAGAGATACAACATTGGGCATGTGAAGTATTTCCAAATCATGtggaagaaaaggaaaaggtttGTCCCTGTGTATTTCAAGACGGACTTCTTCCCCTTCATTCACTCTACTGCGCGTAGTGAAGGCACCAACGCCATTTTCAAGGACAACATCACGTCAACTCACAATGTGATCAGCTTCCTCCAAGAGTACCAGAAGATTTCAGAAACCATACAAGATAAGGAGAGGGAGCAAGACTCTATCACAAGAACAACTTCGCCGACATTCTGGGCACGAAGTGAGCTTGAGATACAAGCTGCAAAAATGTACAACAGAAAGATATTTTACAGATTCCAAAAGCAGATAAAGTTTGTGCTGAATTTGCATGTTGAAGAGGTTGAGAGAAATGTGAAATATGAAGTCTACAAGACACCAATGCTAGCTGAAAAGGATTTCAGAACGCGAAGATTTGTTGTGATTGTGAACTTGCAGCAACAGTTGTTCAGTTGTATCTGTGGGAAATTTCAGAAAGATGGCATTGTGTGTTGCCATGTCTTGAGAGTCCTTTCTCATCTCAACATGTCTGTGCTGCCAGAAAAATATTACATAGACAGGTGGAGGCCAAAAAATACAAAGGACATACGGGACAtccgtttcaatgttcctttggaACTAACTGCTGGAAGTCAACACTTAAGGTATACCCTTCTATCCAACAGGCTCAATGAGATGGCCTCGGATGGTGCATCAACAAACAGAAAATATCTGTATGTTGTAGCAGAATGTGAAAGGGTGCAACAAAGGTTGGATGAGATGACTAAAGAGGATGAACTTGCAGAAGCGCAACAAGCAAATGTTGACAAGGACACAACAGAGACTGATGCAGCACCGCATCCTGATGGTTATGGAGACACACTTCAAGATCCTGATGTTGCAGTGTCAAAAGGGCGTCCACAAAAAGGACGTTACAAAACTTTCATGGAAAGTTTGGTATCTAAACAGAAAGTCACATGCAGTCAGTGTGGGAAGCCTGATCATTATAAAAGTTCTTGTACTGCAAGTACTGAAGATGTCAATTTGGCTCAGAGAGAGAAAGTCAGTCGCAAACAAACCTCAG CCTCATCTGGGACATCTACGGGCAAGCAACCAGCTGGTGCAAACCCGAGGAGGAAggcaagaaaagaaaaatga